A genome region from Triticum aestivum cultivar Chinese Spring chromosome 2B, IWGSC CS RefSeq v2.1, whole genome shotgun sequence includes the following:
- the LOC123039808 gene encoding uncharacterized protein gives MEEPFALDPRDRRRCSMTVEERNASHQLKMDGAYSTGSMAMKMYGLIITSLGFIVPLFRQIYCVIASSRSSGALHPWDVKDTVCFVSRTIGDTGGAIPSFVGGIRRRPNTFKKRHYVISTGTSGNPFYIKSKSGVGHRISTRRLRLLAATRRRRCSRWLYDTGASICITGDISILRGLHNAVPMHSRGVSGTELVSNKCGRISGRVKLSGIRYFPGAKVNLISGGLLGSLGCETTQNAKGCKIIKDGQVIGEGRLLWDRTYSIDYLDGNLLGVICPDCRH, from the exons ATGGAGGAGCCGTTTGCTTTAGATCCCCGCGATCGCAGGAG ATGTTCCATGACAGTTGAAGAAAGGAATGCGTCGCACCAGCTGAAGATGGATGGTGCGTACTCTACTGGGTCTATGGCGATGAAAATGTATGGTCTTATTATTACTTCGCTGGGCTTCATTGTTCCATTGTTCCGGCAAATCTATTGTGTCATAGCTTCCAGTAGAAGTTCGGGAGCTCTTCACCCTTGGGATGTCAAAG ACACGGTTTGCTTTGTCAGCCGCACCATTGGCGATACTGGTGGTGCTATCCCTTCTTTTGTCGGGGGAATTCGCCGTCGTCCCAATACTTTCAAAAAAAGACACTATGTTATAAGTACTGGCACTAGCGGCAACCCTTTTTACATCAAATCCAAAAGTGGGGTTGGTCACAGGATTTCCACCAGAAGGCTTCGTTTGCTGGCTGCCACTCGAAGACGCCGTTGTTCTCGTTGGCTCTATGATACCGGGGCTAGTATTTGCATCACCGGAGACATTAGTATCCTTCGAGGTTTACACAATGCTGTTCCTATGCATTCGCGTGGAGTCAGTGGAACCGAATTGGTGTCAAATAAGTGTGGGCGCATATCTGGTAGAGTGAAGCTTTCTGGAATCCGGTACTTCCCTGGTGCAAAGGTGAACTTAATCAGCGGAGGCCTCTTGGGATCCCTAGGATGTGAAACCACACAGAACGCTAAAGGATGCAAGATCATCAAGGACGGGCAGGTCATCGGTGAGGGCCGCCTACTGTGGGACCGCACATACTCCATCGACTACCTCGACGGCAATCTTCTCGGTGTAATCTGCCCTGACTGCCGACATTAG